In one window of Thiobacillus sp. DNA:
- the pabC gene encoding aminodeoxychorismate lyase encodes MLVNGEASTRVGVLDRGLAYGDGVFRTLRIEGGKPRWWQDHFSKLEADCRTLGMTCPGLDVWELDLSRLVLPVSGILRLTVTRGEGPRGYAPPAAATPTRIVAIWKWMPPDTSGAGLQVRVCGLRLGHQPALAGVKHLNRLENVLARGEWQDPAIREGILLDQGGLVVSGVTSNLFLWQHGRLRTPRLDRCGVAGVARGRLMDLAVRAGYGVEETEITLGDIYAADELMFTNSLMLLERAHRMDNRVWERPQVSPALRELLHA; translated from the coding sequence ATCCTCGTCAACGGCGAGGCTTCCACCCGGGTGGGGGTTCTTGACCGGGGCCTGGCCTACGGGGACGGGGTGTTTCGCACCCTGCGCATCGAGGGTGGCAAGCCCCGCTGGTGGCAGGATCATTTCAGCAAGCTTGAGGCCGACTGCCGGACTCTGGGCATGACCTGTCCCGGCCTGGATGTCTGGGAACTGGACTTGTCCCGGCTTGTGTTGCCGGTATCGGGAATCCTGCGGCTCACCGTCACCCGGGGGGAGGGTCCCCGAGGCTACGCTCCGCCCGCGGCTGCCACCCCCACCCGGATCGTTGCCATCTGGAAATGGATGCCACCCGACACGTCCGGTGCAGGTTTACAGGTGCGGGTCTGCGGCCTGCGCCTGGGGCATCAGCCCGCCCTGGCCGGGGTGAAACATCTCAACAGGCTGGAAAACGTCCTCGCCCGCGGGGAATGGCAGGACCCGGCCATCCGCGAGGGCATCCTGCTGGACCAGGGCGGCCTGGTGGTCTCCGGGGTGACGAGCAACCTTTTCCTTTGGCAACACGGCAGGCTGCGCACCCCGCGCCTGGACCGGTGCGGCGTGGCCGGGGTGGCCCGGGGCCGGCTCATGGACCTGGCCGTCAGGGCGGGCTATGGCGTGGAGGAAACAGAAATTACACTGGGCGACATTTATGCCGCAGACGAACTCATGTTCACCAACAGCCTCATGCTCCTGGAGCGGGCCCACCGCATGGATAACCGGGTCTGGGAGCGGCCCCAGGTCAGCCCGGCCCTGAGGGAACTGCTGCATGCGTAA
- the mltG gene encoding endolytic transglycosylase MltG, whose amino-acid sequence MRKLLALVAMTVLLAVGALAWYALTPMRNTGADYPLAFSIPQGASFKMASREMFHAGALEHPLFFEILARALGKAHGIKAGSYGLTEPVTPLALLRKITVGETVLGKLTVIEGWTFAEMRRALDNQADLRHDSAGLSDAELLQAIGAEAGHPEGMFFPDTYFYDHGSSDLALYKRAYQTLQVVLDESWDRRAPDLPYKTPMDALVMASIIEKETGAPEERAMIAAVFINRLRIGMRLQTDPSVIYGLGSRFDGNLRRVDLETDTPYNSYTRAGLPPTPIALPGADAIHAALNPASSRALYFVAMGNGRHVFSNNLDEHNRAVARYQKRN is encoded by the coding sequence ATGCGTAAGCTGCTGGCCCTGGTGGCCATGACTGTCCTCCTGGCCGTGGGCGCCTTGGCCTGGTATGCCCTGACGCCCATGCGGAACACCGGCGCCGACTATCCCCTGGCCTTCTCCATCCCCCAGGGAGCCAGCTTCAAGATGGCATCCCGGGAAATGTTCCATGCCGGCGCCCTGGAACACCCCCTGTTCTTCGAAATCCTTGCCCGGGCCCTGGGCAAGGCCCACGGCATCAAGGCGGGAAGCTACGGCCTGACGGAGCCAGTCACGCCCCTGGCCCTGCTGCGCAAGATCACCGTGGGCGAGACCGTGCTGGGCAAGCTCACGGTCATCGAAGGCTGGACTTTCGCCGAGATGCGGCGCGCCCTGGACAACCAGGCAGACCTGCGCCATGACAGTGCCGGCCTGTCCGACGCGGAACTGCTCCAGGCCATCGGAGCCGAGGCCGGGCATCCGGAGGGCATGTTCTTCCCGGACACCTATTTCTACGACCATGGCAGTTCCGACCTGGCCCTCTACAAGCGGGCATATCAAACGCTCCAGGTCGTACTGGATGAAAGCTGGGATCGGCGGGCCCCGGACCTGCCCTACAAGACCCCCATGGATGCCCTCGTCATGGCCTCCATCATCGAAAAGGAAACCGGGGCGCCGGAGGAACGGGCCATGATCGCTGCGGTATTCATCAACCGCCTGCGCATCGGCATGCGCCTGCAGACGGATCCCAGCGTCATCTATGGGCTGGGTTCCCGCTTTGATGGCAACCTGCGGAGGGTGGACCTGGAAACGGACACCCCCTACAACTCCTATACCCGGGCCGGCCTGCCCCCCACGCCCATTGCCCTGCCGGGGGCTGACGCCATCCACGCGGCCCTGAACCCGGCCAGCAGCCGGGCCCTGTATTTCGTGGCCATGGGCAACGGGCGGCACGTGTTCTCCAACAACCTGGACGAACACAACCGGGCCGTGGCCAGATACCAGAAGAGAAACTGA
- a CDS encoding dTMP kinase, which translates to MSGLFITLEGVDGAGKSSHLDWLGDWFRLRGHAVRMTREPGGTPVGERLREIVLHEAMHPDTEALVMFAARREHIDKVIRPALAAGEVVISDRFTDASFAYQCGGRGLDEARLEVLEAWVQEGLQPHLTLLFDVPTEVAAARLANAREPDRFEREQADFHRRVRDAYLRRARKHPGRIRVVDGSRTLDEVRQQLSHILEALA; encoded by the coding sequence ATGTCGGGACTATTCATCACCCTGGAAGGCGTGGACGGCGCCGGCAAGAGCAGCCACCTGGACTGGCTGGGGGATTGGTTCCGCCTGCGGGGCCATGCCGTGCGCATGACCCGGGAACCCGGAGGCACACCCGTAGGGGAGCGTCTGCGCGAGATCGTGCTGCATGAGGCGATGCATCCGGATACGGAGGCCCTGGTGATGTTCGCTGCCCGGAGGGAACACATCGACAAGGTCATCCGCCCGGCCCTGGCGGCGGGGGAGGTGGTGATCTCCGACCGCTTCACCGATGCCAGCTTCGCCTACCAGTGCGGCGGCCGTGGCCTGGACGAGGCACGCCTGGAAGTGCTGGAGGCCTGGGTACAGGAAGGCTTGCAACCCCATCTGACCCTGTTGTTCGACGTGCCCACGGAAGTGGCGGCGGCGCGACTGGCCAACGCCCGGGAGCCGGACCGATTCGAGCGGGAGCAGGCGGACTTCCATCGCCGGGTGCGGGATGCCTACCTGCGCCGGGCCCGGAAGCATCCCGGCCGCATCCGGGTGGTCGACGGCAGCCGCACCCTGGATGAGGTACGACAGCAACTTAGCCACATCCTGGAGGCCCTGGCGTGA
- the holB gene encoding DNA polymerase III subunit delta', with the protein MIHPWNQARFRHFMADRGRMPHALLLHGPAGVGKLDLALEMAKGLLCESPVDGHACGECDACNWFEQGNHPDFRRLEPLENETADEEGEKSRPAKRGGRLISVDAVREVTDFLSLSAHRGGWRVALVQPAELMNTAAANALLKTLEEPPAGVLLILVSHQLGRLLPTVVSRCRKVHVGLPGRVESLAWLSQAGVDGGEALLAEAGGAPLAALAFADPERSVLRESFLDQLAAWQRMDVCAVAQAFQANHGDAWGWLLRWVLDALSQRLAGAPRYFIARAEQTARVGRSADLSALLALQRELLQAGRWLRHPLQAQLLLESWLIRYVQSAGARP; encoded by the coding sequence GTGATCCACCCCTGGAACCAGGCCCGCTTCCGCCACTTCATGGCTGACCGGGGCCGCATGCCCCACGCCCTGCTGCTGCATGGGCCGGCCGGGGTGGGCAAGCTGGACCTGGCCCTGGAAATGGCCAAGGGCCTGCTGTGCGAGAGCCCCGTCGATGGGCACGCCTGTGGCGAATGCGATGCTTGCAACTGGTTCGAACAGGGCAACCATCCGGACTTCCGCCGCCTGGAGCCCCTGGAGAACGAGACCGCGGACGAGGAGGGCGAGAAGTCCAGGCCCGCCAAACGGGGCGGGCGCCTCATCAGCGTGGATGCGGTGCGGGAGGTGACGGACTTCCTCAGCCTCAGCGCCCACCGGGGCGGCTGGCGGGTAGCCCTGGTTCAGCCGGCCGAACTGATGAACACCGCCGCCGCCAATGCCCTGCTCAAGACCCTGGAAGAACCGCCGGCCGGTGTGCTGCTGATCCTGGTGTCCCACCAGCTGGGCCGCCTGCTGCCCACGGTGGTTTCCCGCTGCCGCAAGGTGCATGTGGGGCTGCCGGGCAGGGTGGAAAGCCTTGCCTGGCTGAGCCAGGCGGGCGTGGACGGCGGGGAGGCGCTGCTGGCCGAGGCTGGGGGCGCGCCCCTGGCGGCCCTGGCCTTTGCCGATCCGGAGCGCAGCGTCTTGCGGGAAAGCTTCCTCGACCAGCTGGCCGCCTGGCAGCGCATGGACGTGTGCGCCGTGGCCCAGGCCTTCCAGGCCAACCACGGGGACGCCTGGGGCTGGCTGCTGCGCTGGGTGCTGGATGCCCTGTCCCAGCGCCTGGCCGGAGCGCCCCGATACTTCATCGCCCGGGCGGAGCAGACCGCCAGGGTGGGCCGGTCTGCCGACCTGTCCGCCCTGCTGGCCCTGCAGCGGGAATTGCTGCAGGCGGGCCGCTGGCTGAGGCACCCGTTGCAAGCCCAGTTGTTGTTAGAATCCTGGCTCATTCGCTATGTCCAGTCAGCAGGAGCGCGTCCATGA
- a CDS encoding PilZ domain-containing protein — MSEEIRQATGRAGMLSLAIKERSALYAAFMPFLKHGGLFIPTNRPYQMGDQVYMLISLMEDTTKMPISGRVVWITPAGSQGNRQQGIGVQFDDNDGSAGVRAKIESILGNSMKSTRLTHTM, encoded by the coding sequence ATGAGTGAGGAGATCAGGCAGGCCACTGGCAGGGCGGGCATGTTGTCCCTGGCCATCAAGGAGCGTTCAGCCCTCTATGCCGCCTTCATGCCTTTCCTCAAGCACGGCGGCCTGTTCATCCCCACCAACAGGCCCTACCAGATGGGAGACCAGGTCTACATGCTGATTTCTCTCATGGAAGACACCACCAAGATGCCCATCTCCGGCCGGGTGGTGTGGATCACCCCCGCCGGGTCCCAGGGCAACCGGCAGCAAGGCATCGGTGTCCAGTTCGACGACAACGATGGTTCCGCGGGCGTGCGGGCAAAGATCGAGAGCATCCTGGGCAACTCCATGAAGTCCACGCGGCTGACCCATACCATGTAA
- a CDS encoding TatD family hydrolase — protein sequence MFVDSHCHIDFPDFTEGAGPLLANMRDADVGYALCISVNLENFPRVLALAEAHDNVFASVGVHPDHDEGREPDVAELVELAAHPRVVAIGETGLDYYRMAREDVDWQRARFRTHIRAARQAGKPLVIHTRSAAEDTLAIMAEEGAGEAGGVMHCFTESQVVADAALAHGFYISFSGIVTFKNAKDLKEVARHVPLERLLIETDAPYLAPTPHRGKRNEPAYVRHVAEEIASLRGISVEAVAQASTRNFFDLFKAAKPASG from the coding sequence ATGTTTGTCGATTCCCACTGCCATATCGATTTCCCCGACTTCACGGAGGGCGCGGGGCCCCTGCTGGCCAACATGCGCGACGCCGACGTGGGCTACGCCCTGTGCATTTCCGTGAATCTGGAAAATTTTCCACGGGTGCTGGCGCTGGCCGAGGCCCACGACAACGTGTTCGCCTCCGTGGGTGTGCATCCCGACCATGACGAGGGCAGGGAACCGGACGTGGCGGAACTGGTGGAACTGGCCGCCCACCCCAGGGTGGTGGCCATCGGCGAGACGGGCCTGGACTATTACCGCATGGCCCGGGAAGACGTGGACTGGCAGCGGGCCCGATTCCGCACCCACATCCGCGCAGCCCGGCAGGCGGGCAAGCCCCTGGTGATCCACACCCGCAGCGCGGCGGAGGACACCCTGGCCATCATGGCGGAGGAAGGGGCCGGCGAGGCGGGGGGGGTCATGCACTGCTTCACCGAGAGCCAGGTGGTCGCTGACGCGGCCCTGGCCCATGGTTTCTATATCTCCTTCTCCGGCATCGTCACCTTCAAGAACGCCAAGGACCTGAAGGAAGTGGCCCGACATGTTCCCCTGGAACGGCTGCTCATCGAGACGGACGCCCCCTATCTGGCCCCCACGCCCCATCGCGGCAAGCGCAACGAGCCTGCCTACGTGCGTCACGTGGCAGAGGAGATCGCCAGCCTGCGGGGCATCAGCGTGGAGGCAGTGGCCCAGGCCTCCACGCGGAATTTCTTCGACCTGTTCAAGGCTGCAAAGCCTGCAAGCGGCTAG